The Polaribacter sp. KT25b genome contains the following window.
CTTAAAAAATTAATTTTTTTCTTGCTTTTCTAACTTTTATAATTATATTCACAAATTAGTAAAATTTAGGAAAAAACAAGAAATGAATTTAATTGAAAGAGCTATAGAATTTGAGAACAGAAAATTCTCATTTAAAACAACTAGCGACAGAATTTTAGCATCTAGAGAAGTAAAAGCACTTATTTTAGAGCTTAATGAAGTTTATAAATCAGAAAAAGATCCAGAAATGATGGATCTAATGAAGCGCTTAACTGCTGTAAAACAAAAGATAGAAAAGCGCTTGAAAGGAAGACCTTAAAAGCAAATGAAGAAAATAGTAGTAATTGGAGGAAGTAAAGGAATTGGAAAAGCAATTATTAAATCTTTGGTTGATAAAAACCAAGTAATTAATATAAGTAGGTCTGTACCTCTACTTTCTCATAATAATCTTACTCATTTTTCTTGCAATATTCTTACTGATGAGTTACCTAAAACTGACCAAATAGATACTCTTATTTTTTGTCCAGGTAGCATCAATTTAAAACCTATTTCTAGGTTAAAACTAGAAGATTTTAGGACTGATTTTGAAATTAATGTTGTTGCTGCTGTAAAAGCAATTCAGCACTTTTTGCCTGCTCTAAAAAAAGGCACAAATCCTTCAATTTTATTATTTAGTACAGTTGCTGCAAAATTAGGCATGCCGTTTCATGCAAGTGTTGCTGCTGCAAAATCTGCTGTAGAAGGTTTAACAAAATCTTTAGGCGCAGAATTAGCACCAACAATTAGAGTAAATGCAATTGCACCAACTGTTACAGATACAGATTTAGCTGCAAAACTTTTAAGAAATGACAGAATGATAGAAAGCATTAAAGAACGTCATCCGCTTAAAAAATTCTTGAATCCAGAGGAAGTTGCAGACATGGCAACTTTTTTAATTTCTGATAAAGCAAAATCAATTTCTGGTCAAATTTTTGAACTCGATTGCGGAATTGTAAGCTTTAAAATTTAACCTAATTACTCTTACTAATGAATCTTTACGATATAAAAATTGATAGTTTACAAGGTAAACCTATCAAACTCTTAGACTTTAAAAACAAATATATACTTTTTGTAAATGTTGCTTCTAAATGCGGCTTTACACCACAATATAAAGATTTAGAAACTTTAAGTAAAACGTACAAAGACAACTTAATTGTTATTGGCGTTCCTTGTAATCAATTTGGAAAACAAGAACCAGGTAAAGCCGATGAAATTACTGAATTTTGTCAAGTAAATTATGGTGTTTCGTTTTTGATGACAGAAAAAATTGATGTAAGAGGAGAAAATCAACATCCATTATATACTTGGCTTACATCAAAAAAAATGAATGGTAAAAAGAGTTCTTCTGTAAAATGGAATTTTCAAAAATACCTTGTTGATAAAGAGGGTAAATTGATTGATTATTACTTTTCTATCACAAAACCTTTAAGCAAAAAAATTACCAAACACTTAAAATAAAAATCATGTTTAATTTATTTAAAAAGAAATCTGAAGTTGAAAAACTACAAGATTCTTATAAGAAATTAATGGAAGAAGGTTTTAAATTACAATCTATAAATAGAAGTGATAGCGATCAAAAATATTTTGAAGCAGATGCTATTCTTAAAAAAATAGAAAAAATTCAAGCTAAATAATGAAACAATTTAAATTAACCATCTTATTTTTATTCATCAATTTTGGAGGCTTAGCCATTGGAAGTTGGTTAATGAATAATGGACCTTTAACCGAATGGTATACAAATTTAAATCAAGCTCCTTGGACACCTCCAGGTTGGGTTTTTGGTGTTGCTTGGACATTAATTATGATTTGTTTTTCTATCTATTTAGGGAAATTATTTATAGAAGATAATTCTCAAAAATTAAAACTCGTTTTTCTATTTCAGTTTATTTTAAACGTAAGTTGGAACTATATTTTCTTCAATCAACACTTGGTATTATTTGGTTTGATAACTATTGTTTTATTAACTTCTCTCCTATTTTATTACTTCTTTAAACTAAGCAATAAAACGAACAATTATAAATTTTTATTAGTGCCTTACATGATTTGGTTATGTATTGCAACCTCATTAAATCTTTATGTTTTAATCCATAATTAAAATGAAAATTTACACTTTCCACAGAAAACAGAAACTACCAATAACTTTAGAAAAAGCTTGGAAGTTTTTATCAAGTCCAAAAAACTTAAAGACAATTACGCCAGATTATATGA
Protein-coding sequences here:
- a CDS encoding TspO/MBR family protein; protein product: MKQFKLTILFLFINFGGLAIGSWLMNNGPLTEWYTNLNQAPWTPPGWVFGVAWTLIMICFSIYLGKLFIEDNSQKLKLVFLFQFILNVSWNYIFFNQHLVLFGLITIVLLTSLLFYYFFKLSNKTNNYKFLLVPYMIWLCIATSLNLYVLIHN
- a CDS encoding Lacal_2735 family protein — encoded protein: MFNLFKKKSEVEKLQDSYKKLMEEGFKLQSINRSDSDQKYFEADAILKKIEKIQAK
- a CDS encoding glutathione peroxidase, coding for MNLYDIKIDSLQGKPIKLLDFKNKYILFVNVASKCGFTPQYKDLETLSKTYKDNLIVIGVPCNQFGKQEPGKADEITEFCQVNYGVSFLMTEKIDVRGENQHPLYTWLTSKKMNGKKSSSVKWNFQKYLVDKEGKLIDYYFSITKPLSKKITKHLK
- a CDS encoding SDR family NAD(P)-dependent oxidoreductase, whose protein sequence is MKKIVVIGGSKGIGKAIIKSLVDKNQVINISRSVPLLSHNNLTHFSCNILTDELPKTDQIDTLIFCPGSINLKPISRLKLEDFRTDFEINVVAAVKAIQHFLPALKKGTNPSILLFSTVAAKLGMPFHASVAAAKSAVEGLTKSLGAELAPTIRVNAIAPTVTDTDLAAKLLRNDRMIESIKERHPLKKFLNPEEVADMATFLISDKAKSISGQIFELDCGIVSFKI